From the genome of Candidatus Nitrosocosmicus oleophilus, one region includes:
- a CDS encoding alpha/beta hydrolase yields the protein MNGKIDILKLESKILKNNPLKDPYERDIIVYTPENYTASVSSGYPTIILLPSFGNDNYSTINWNPFSMPINERLEKLNLDQKCGEMIIVIVNCFNRLGGSQYINSVAVGRYEDYIIDEIIPLIDFKYNVSKRAVLGKSSGGYGALSLGMRNPKIFSAIAAHSFDSAFEYCYLPDFPIAIDVLRKYKSPKRWLVDFWNKASKHDKKDFTTLSIMSMAAHYSPNLNNPELSTDLPFDIESGEFKEAVWKLWKDFDPINKVNEFSENLKKMNLLYFDCGCNDEFNLTIGSRIFSKRCSDRGINHEYEEFEGGHFNTGYRYDTSLQRIWNAIG from the coding sequence TTGAACGGGAAGATAGATATCTTAAAACTTGAAAGCAAAATATTAAAGAATAATCCTTTAAAGGATCCATATGAAAGAGACATAATAGTTTACACTCCGGAAAATTATACTGCGAGTGTATCGTCGGGATATCCAACTATTATTTTGTTACCCTCTTTTGGAAATGATAATTATTCCACAATTAACTGGAATCCTTTTTCTATGCCAATTAACGAGAGATTGGAAAAATTGAACCTGGATCAAAAATGTGGTGAAATGATCATTGTAATCGTAAATTGTTTTAACAGATTAGGAGGAAGCCAATATATTAATTCTGTGGCTGTGGGCAGATATGAAGATTACATTATAGATGAAATTATCCCTTTAATAGACTTTAAATATAACGTTTCAAAAAGAGCTGTTCTTGGGAAATCATCGGGAGGGTATGGAGCTCTTTCCTTAGGCATGCGAAATCCAAAAATTTTTAGTGCCATAGCAGCACATTCATTTGATTCAGCGTTTGAATACTGCTACCTACCAGATTTTCCGATCGCAATCGATGTGTTAAGAAAGTACAAGAGTCCTAAAAGATGGCTTGTTGACTTTTGGAATAAGGCTAGTAAACACGATAAGAAAGATTTCACTACATTAAGTATTATGTCAATGGCTGCACATTATTCACCAAATTTGAATAATCCAGAATTAAGCACAGATTTACCATTTGATATAGAATCAGGAGAATTCAAAGAGGCCGTATGGAAATTATGGAAAGATTTTGACCCAATCAATAAAGTAAATGAATTTTCAGAGAATCTTAAAAAAATGAATCTTTTGTATTTTGATTGTGGATGTAACGATGAATTTAATCTGACCATAGGTTCAAGAATATTCAGTAAAAGATGCAGCGATCGAGGTATTAATCACGAATATGAGGAATTCGAAGGGGGTCATTTTAATACAGGCTATAGGTATGATACGTCTTTACAAAGAATATGGAATGCTATTGGATGA
- a CDS encoding branched-chain amino acid transaminase: protein MIESDKIWIDGNLIDYAEAKVHVLTHGLHYGTGVFEGIRSYKTAEGITIFRLDDHIRRLFNSGKAYFMKFEYSFDELKKATVKVVRANRLDECYIRIIAFYGYGKLGVNPLPNKVSIAISAWKWTEHIKKEDMEQGIHIMVSSWEKVGIRSMPTHAKGVANYANSALARMEALKSGFDEAIMLNSNGFVVEASAENIFFVKGGILYTPPISTGALEGITRDTVIEIAKQHGINICYDNISRDELYYFDEIFLTGTASEIVPVGFIDHRVIGDGGIGPITREIQQHFENIVRGKNHEKRNWLTIIQ from the coding sequence ATGATCGAAAGTGATAAAATTTGGATTGATGGAAATTTAATTGATTATGCTGAAGCTAAGGTGCATGTATTAACTCATGGATTACATTATGGAACCGGTGTATTTGAGGGAATTCGTTCTTATAAAACCGCAGAAGGAATTACTATATTTCGACTGGACGATCATATAAGAAGATTGTTTAATAGCGGAAAAGCCTACTTTATGAAGTTTGAATATTCATTCGATGAGCTCAAAAAAGCTACAGTAAAGGTAGTTAGGGCTAATAGATTGGACGAATGTTATATCAGGATAATTGCGTTTTATGGCTATGGCAAATTGGGGGTCAACCCTTTGCCCAACAAGGTATCTATAGCAATATCTGCATGGAAATGGACTGAACATATTAAAAAAGAAGATATGGAACAAGGTATTCACATCATGGTATCTTCTTGGGAGAAGGTAGGAATAAGATCAATGCCTACTCATGCAAAAGGAGTGGCAAATTATGCTAATTCTGCATTGGCAAGAATGGAAGCTTTGAAATCTGGGTTCGATGAAGCGATAATGCTAAATTCTAATGGTTTTGTCGTAGAAGCAAGCGCGGAAAATATCTTCTTTGTAAAAGGTGGGATATTGTACACCCCACCAATTTCAACAGGAGCCCTTGAAGGAATAACCAGAGATACAGTTATTGAAATTGCCAAACAGCATGGTATCAACATTTGTTATGATAACATTTCTAGGGACGAACTTTATTACTTTGATGAAATATTTTTGACCGGAACTGCATCAGAAATTGTTCCGGTTGGATTCATTGATCACAGGGTTATAGGCGATGGGGGTATTGGACCAATTACAAGAGAAATCCAACAACATTTTGAAAATATAGTGAGAGGTAAGAACCATGAAAAACGTAATTGGCTTACAATTATACAATAA
- a CDS encoding aspartate kinase, translating to MEPLVIAKFGGSALGVNGVKIPIIIDRIRELRKKSKIICVFSAPLTNYEGKNMSMTDVAIRISKNYASSNPVDIDVLKTVYLEISNKYLSDADRLSFESELEKFNKTVLISLKQVAENRRFVDVSRSRILAYSGEIVISVLMDYILKSNGIKSSSVNVNEWPIVTDDNFEAASFLLDESKNQIDSLIRLVKDNEVLCIGGFIGKTVDGLETTYERGGSDRSAADLGILLSSQFNVILDFEKDNSVLSADPKIVSKNLHNVKTLSYNEAKLAGMFGMKILDPIAIKDIDDHDLNLIILVTNISNPSNYTQILKRLSDDELETEAKIKIVTGKKNCAIVRMESIAASHIAALFEKQRQYHDFIKLSPYKKDNMEMTRFLFLDGDYVKRHEKIFRSFYPKVEMVYGRGVVTLIGDSMWKIPKIVSDTSSIVSQQDINILNIDAQEETSRILILVEDRNVEEVIRSIHSKGSIIN from the coding sequence TTGGAGCCATTAGTAATTGCAAAATTCGGCGGATCAGCGTTAGGAGTAAATGGCGTAAAGATCCCAATCATAATTGACAGAATAAGAGAACTAAGGAAAAAATCTAAGATCATTTGCGTGTTTTCTGCTCCTCTTACAAATTATGAAGGAAAGAATATGTCTATGACCGATGTTGCCATCCGGATTTCAAAAAATTATGCATCATCAAATCCGGTAGACATCGATGTCCTAAAAACCGTCTATTTGGAGATTTCAAATAAATATTTATCAGATGCTGACAGACTAAGTTTTGAATCCGAGTTAGAGAAATTTAACAAGACTGTTTTGATATCACTCAAGCAAGTGGCAGAGAATCGTCGATTTGTTGATGTTAGCCGCTCGCGAATCCTTGCATATAGTGGAGAAATAGTGATTTCTGTTTTAATGGATTATATTTTAAAAAGTAACGGTATTAAATCCTCTAGTGTGAACGTGAATGAATGGCCAATAGTTACGGACGATAATTTCGAAGCAGCTAGTTTCTTGCTAGACGAATCTAAAAATCAGATAGATTCACTAATCAGGTTAGTTAAAGATAATGAAGTTTTATGCATAGGGGGTTTTATTGGAAAAACAGTAGACGGGTTGGAAACCACTTATGAAAGGGGTGGATCTGATAGATCTGCTGCGGACTTAGGGATTTTGTTATCATCACAGTTTAACGTCATTCTTGATTTTGAAAAAGACAATTCCGTATTAAGCGCAGACCCTAAAATCGTTTCTAAGAATCTTCACAACGTGAAGACTCTATCTTATAACGAAGCTAAACTTGCAGGAATGTTTGGCATGAAAATTTTGGATCCAATTGCTATTAAAGATATAGACGATCATGACCTAAATTTGATCATCTTGGTTACTAATATTTCAAATCCTTCTAATTATACACAAATATTAAAACGGTTGTCAGACGATGAACTCGAAACAGAAGCCAAAATTAAGATTGTTACTGGTAAAAAAAACTGTGCTATCGTTAGAATGGAATCCATAGCTGCCTCTCACATTGCCGCATTATTTGAGAAACAGAGACAATATCATGATTTTATTAAATTATCTCCATATAAAAAAGACAATATGGAAATGACAAGGTTCCTATTTTTGGATGGGGACTATGTAAAAAGACATGAAAAAATATTTCGCTCATTTTACCCAAAGGTTGAAATGGTATATGGTAGAGGAGTAGTTACTCTTATTGGAGATTCCATGTGGAAAATTCCTAAAATAGTTTCTGATACCAGTAGTATTGTTAGTCAGCAAGACATTAACATACTGAATATAGATGCACAAGAAGAGACATCTAGAATTCTCATTTTAGTAGAAGATCGAAATGTTGAAGAAGTTATTAGATCAATACACTCAAAAGGCTCGATAATAAATTAG
- a CDS encoding glycosyltransferase, translated as MTLFFSSPIGLGHITRDIAIVKEIAKSFNYYDFSFITGSKAFDFISIENDSSEESKFSAHDLYFPPEFSIDEGRLNNSFLWLLKYVSYFRKSKKKVKKWLSTSDMERDTNPLIVTDEDFASLSVGKDLNITRIFVTDILRTHFIRNGILSGIEKYLNNSMCNLIKSSDCVIIPESGDNRDNLFYVGPIVREITASRDELRKRFSFNKFTILLTTGGTSAGDYLTRRTLESFTKLQKRHDCDLVVSYSSNISFNENRDKSYRNIGFVNNIHEYVYAADLIISLAGKSTIDESLVYGTPGIFIPIKNHFEQEDRARELGFSYEDINKLDTIMEDNLSGFRLKKEKRVPNGVSEAAKLIAEYLNK; from the coding sequence ATGACATTATTTTTTTCAAGCCCAATTGGTCTTGGACATATAACACGGGATATTGCCATTGTAAAGGAAATTGCCAAGTCATTTAATTATTATGATTTCAGCTTCATTACGGGTTCCAAAGCTTTTGATTTTATATCCATTGAGAATGATTCTTCAGAAGAATCAAAGTTCAGTGCCCATGATCTATATTTTCCTCCAGAGTTTTCAATAGATGAAGGCAGGTTAAACAACAGTTTTTTATGGTTGCTAAAATATGTGTCCTATTTCAGAAAATCCAAAAAAAAAGTAAAAAAATGGCTATCTACCAGTGACATGGAACGGGATACCAATCCTTTAATTGTAACTGATGAGGATTTTGCTTCTCTATCTGTTGGCAAGGATCTCAATATTACAAGAATCTTTGTTACAGATATACTTAGAACTCATTTTATAAGAAATGGGATATTGTCTGGTATTGAAAAATATCTCAACAATTCTATGTGTAATTTGATAAAATCTAGTGATTGTGTTATTATTCCAGAATCTGGGGATAATCGCGATAATTTATTTTATGTGGGTCCAATAGTTAGAGAGATAACAGCAAGTCGAGATGAGTTGAGAAAGAGGTTCTCGTTTAATAAATTTACAATCTTGCTAACTACCGGGGGCACGTCAGCTGGAGATTATTTAACAAGAAGGACGCTCGAATCTTTTACTAAATTACAAAAACGGCATGATTGTGATTTGGTAGTATCTTATTCATCTAATATTTCATTCAATGAGAATAGAGATAAATCCTATAGGAATATCGGCTTTGTAAACAATATCCATGAATACGTGTACGCAGCAGACTTGATTATATCATTAGCAGGAAAATCTACAATTGATGAGAGCTTAGTATACGGTACCCCTGGCATTTTTATTCCAATTAAGAATCATTTTGAGCAAGAGGATAGGGCCAGAGAATTGGGGTTTTCATACGAGGATATTAATAAGTTAGATACAATTATGGAAGATAATCTTTCAGGCTTTCGTTTAAAAAAAGAAAAAAGGGTGCCAAATGGAGTTTCCGAGGCTGCCAAGCTTATTGCTGAATATCTGAATAAATAA
- a CDS encoding DUF2024 family protein, whose translation MECAVYDTYVTKKDGRIMHFDVIVEANTPHEKAIEYGKEYLESVDQGGQKMTQEECQFCHIQAAPPVVAKDISQSGYYIQKMEGCP comes from the coding sequence ATGGAATGTGCAGTATATGATACATATGTTACAAAAAAAGATGGAAGAATAATGCATTTTGATGTGATTGTAGAAGCAAATACTCCCCATGAAAAAGCAATCGAATACGGAAAGGAGTATCTTGAAAGTGTTGATCAAGGAGGGCAGAAAATGACACAAGAGGAATGTCAATTCTGCCATATTCAAGCGGCTCCACCAGTAGTAGCAAAAGACATTAGTCAATCTGGTTACTACATTCAAAAAATGGAAGGCTGTCCTTAG
- a CDS encoding S8 family serine peptidase, producing MTVQSDMLTKLDGSKSYDPNTSGDDVRPSLNFDWQQTSGPEVILNNPISANPTFTSPQVEEETKLTFQLVVSSDTATSDPDSVTVSVTPDTPPETPDTPPETPDTPPETPDTPPETPDTPPETPDTPPETPDTPPETPDTPPETPDTPPETPDTPPETPDTPPETPDTPPETPDTPPETPDTPPETPIQQEFQTTVKDCGPNPTDIFAKGSLTIITDQDFSQVYKISPNPYTTEDSLYFVNNDFFDCDSDISVITLNGLDYSWYTVEILDQYNVNNTKTFDISLNENFSFPTIYVFDRTFVPNLRYEPIPLQFIVWLNESVTTNSRLVSQDYIQNGEIKFVFENPPGFVINMNNSGQLNERDFMNKLSNDPRIFAINQDLNGKITSVRYHNQTIPDSLERINANVLNITSEKLENAFSKQSGELDFSNVDIAILDTGISLDHPDLNVYRNVSFVEGALTGDDDLGHGSHIAGIAAAKDNSIGILGVAPGAKLWAIKVCDVNGNCPLSSQIKGIQYVNDHADEIDIVNLSIENPPSNKLDKAINESLAKGLIYVVAAGNSNINTSLTSPARIPGVIAVSAISDSDGECGGRGNSTIGGPDDYAASFSNYGNSIDLAAPGVNIFSTYKEQGYAFDSGTSMAAPVVAGQAALYKSIKPSATSDEVVSALINSSVPYTTPCAGVNYGHFQDVQNHHKEPLIYTLRIP from the coding sequence ATAACTGTACAAAGCGATATGTTGACCAAATTGGATGGTAGCAAAAGCTATGATCCTAATACTTCTGGTGATGATGTTCGTCCATCACTAAACTTCGATTGGCAACAGACTAGTGGTCCAGAAGTGATCCTAAATAACCCTATATCTGCAAATCCCACATTTACATCTCCACAGGTAGAAGAAGAAACTAAACTTACCTTCCAGTTAGTGGTAAGTAGTGACACTGCTACCAGTGATCCTGATTCTGTAACTGTGTCTGTTACTCCTGATACCCCACCTGAAACTCCTGATACCCCACCTGAAACTCCTGATACCCCACCTGAAACTCCTGATACCCCACCTGAAACTCCTGATACCCCACCTGAAACTCCTGATACCCCACCTGAAACTCCTGATACCCCACCTGAAACTCCTGATACCCCACCTGAAACTCCTGATACCCCACCTGAAACTCCTGATACCCCACCTGAAACTCCTGATACCCCACCTGAAACTCCTGATACCCCACCTGAAACTCCTGATACCCCACCTGAAACTCCTGATACCCCACCTGAAACTCCTATTCAACAAGAGTTTCAAACAACAGTCAAGGATTGCGGACCTAATCCAACAGATATTTTTGCAAAAGGATCATTAACAATTATAACCGATCAAGATTTTTCGCAAGTATATAAGATATCTCCTAATCCATATACAACTGAAGATTCTCTATATTTTGTGAATAATGATTTTTTTGATTGTGATTCTGATATCTCGGTAATAACCTTAAACGGACTAGATTATTCTTGGTATACAGTAGAAATCCTAGATCAGTACAATGTTAATAATACCAAGACATTTGATATTTCCTTAAATGAAAACTTTTCCTTTCCTACGATATACGTATTTGACAGAACATTCGTTCCAAATCTGAGGTATGAACCTATACCTTTACAATTTATTGTGTGGTTGAATGAAAGTGTTACCACAAATTCAAGACTAGTTTCGCAAGATTATATCCAAAATGGTGAAATAAAATTTGTTTTTGAGAATCCACCTGGTTTTGTTATTAATATGAATAATAGTGGACAACTAAATGAGAGGGATTTTATGAACAAACTTAGTAACGATCCAAGGATTTTTGCAATTAATCAAGATTTAAACGGAAAGATCACCTCAGTTAGATACCATAATCAAACCATACCTGATAGCCTTGAAAGGATCAATGCAAATGTGCTCAATATCACAAGTGAAAAATTGGAAAATGCTTTTTCCAAACAATCGGGAGAATTAGATTTTTCGAATGTTGATATCGCAATCTTGGATACAGGAATAAGTCTTGACCATCCCGATTTGAATGTCTACAGGAATGTATCTTTCGTAGAAGGTGCGCTAACAGGGGATGACGACTTGGGTCATGGATCTCATATTGCTGGAATAGCTGCAGCAAAAGATAATTCCATAGGTATTCTAGGCGTCGCACCCGGAGCAAAGCTTTGGGCAATAAAGGTATGTGATGTCAACGGCAACTGTCCTCTATCGTCTCAAATAAAGGGCATACAGTACGTTAATGATCATGCTGACGAGATAGACATAGTTAATCTAAGTATTGAAAATCCACCATCAAACAAATTGGATAAGGCTATTAATGAATCTCTCGCAAAGGGATTGATATATGTAGTAGCCGCTGGAAACAGTAATATTAACACCTCATTAACTTCTCCAGCAAGAATCCCTGGAGTAATAGCAGTTTCTGCGATATCTGATAGTGACGGAGAATGTGGAGGTAGGGGCAATAGTACTATAGGAGGTCCTGACGATTATGCTGCGAGTTTCAGTAATTATGGCAATAGTATTGATCTTGCAGCACCGGGTGTGAACATATTCTCGACCTACAAGGAACAAGGGTACGCATTTGACAGTGGTACAAGTATGGCAGCCCCTGTTGTTGCAGGACAGGCCGCTTTGTATAAAAGTATTAAACCTAGTGCTACTTCTGATGAAGTAGTTTCTGCCTTGATTAATTCTAGTGTGCCATATACAACGCCTTGTGCAGGAGTCAACTATGGTCATTTCCAAGATGTTCAGAACCATCATAAAGAACCATTGATTTATACCTTAAGAATTCCCTAA